In a single window of the Streptomyces sp. CGMCC 4.7035 genome:
- a CDS encoding LLM class F420-dependent oxidoreductase, protein MVQIGYTMMTEQAGPRELVDHVVRAEEAGFDFSVTSDHYFPWLRAQGHAPYAWSVLGAAAQATSRIPLMTYVTCPTVRYHPAVVAQKAATMQLLSQGRFRLGLGSGENLNEHVVGEGWPSVEVRHEMLEEAVGIIRDLFGGGDVSHRGTYFAVDSARLWDLPDEPPPIGIAVSGERSCALAGHLADLVIATEPKRELLTAFDRHGGEGKPRVGQLPVCYDRDMDAAVRRAHEQFRWFGGGWKVNAELPHPDSFASATRFVRPENITDSIPCGDDPADFVEAVRPYAEAGFTEIALVQVGGDTQTEFMEWSAKELLPALREALR, encoded by the coding sequence ATGGTGCAAATCGGATACACGATGATGACCGAGCAGGCGGGCCCGCGCGAGCTCGTCGACCACGTGGTGCGCGCCGAGGAGGCGGGGTTCGACTTCTCCGTGACTTCCGACCACTACTTTCCGTGGCTACGGGCGCAGGGGCACGCGCCCTACGCGTGGAGTGTGCTGGGCGCGGCGGCCCAGGCCACCTCGCGCATCCCGCTGATGACGTATGTGACGTGTCCGACCGTCCGCTACCACCCGGCGGTGGTGGCCCAGAAGGCGGCGACGATGCAGTTGCTGTCGCAGGGCCGGTTCCGGTTGGGGCTCGGCTCCGGCGAGAACCTCAACGAGCATGTGGTGGGCGAGGGTTGGCCCTCCGTCGAAGTGCGGCACGAGATGCTGGAGGAGGCGGTCGGCATCATCCGCGACCTCTTCGGCGGAGGTGATGTCAGCCACCGCGGCACGTACTTCGCCGTGGACTCCGCCCGGCTGTGGGACCTGCCGGACGAGCCGCCACCGATCGGTATCGCCGTCTCCGGGGAGCGGTCCTGCGCCCTGGCGGGCCACCTCGCCGACCTCGTCATCGCCACCGAGCCGAAGCGGGAGCTGCTGACCGCCTTCGACCGGCACGGTGGCGAGGGCAAGCCACGGGTGGGTCAGCTGCCGGTCTGTTACGACCGGGACATGGACGCCGCTGTACGCCGCGCGCACGAGCAGTTCCGCTGGTTCGGCGGCGGCTGGAAGGTCAACGCCGAACTGCCGCACCCCGACTCGTTCGCGTCGGCCACGCGGTTCGTCAGGCCGGAGAACATCACCGACTCGATCCCGTGCGGCGACGACCCGGCCGACTTCGTCGAGGCCGTACGGCCCTACGCCGAGGCGGGTTTCACGGAGATCGCGCTGGTACAGGTGGGCGGCGACACCCAGACCGAGTTCATGGAGTGGTCCGCGAAGGAGCTGCTGCCGGCCCTGCGGGAGGCCCTGCGCTGA
- a CDS encoding UBP-type zinc finger domain-containing protein, whose product MTTVNGIDPSVPPSGTGCVECDEAGGWWFHLRRCTQCGHIGCCDDSPAKHATAHFHATGHPVIRSFEPGEEWFWDYTTSELYESGPDLAPPLSHPADQPAPGPAGRVPANWAETLR is encoded by the coding sequence ATGACCACAGTGAACGGAATCGACCCCAGCGTCCCGCCGAGCGGCACCGGCTGCGTGGAGTGCGACGAGGCCGGCGGCTGGTGGTTCCATCTGCGCCGGTGCACGCAGTGCGGGCACATCGGCTGCTGTGACGACTCACCCGCCAAGCACGCCACCGCCCACTTCCATGCCACCGGGCATCCGGTGATCCGCAGCTTCGAGCCGGGCGAGGAGTGGTTCTGGGACTACACCACCTCGGAGCTGTACGAGTCCGGTCCCGACCTCGCTCCTCCGCTCAGCCACCCGGCCGACCAGCCCGCGCCGGGGCCGGCGGGTCGGGTGCCGGCGAACTGGGCGGAGACGCTCCGCTAG
- a CDS encoding threonine/serine dehydratase, which produces MIGISDIRDAGERIAGHIVRTPTVESPGLTALLGVPVTAKLELLQRTGSFKARGATARLLALGEAERAAGVVAVSGGNHGIALAVMAAALEVKATVVMPRSAPARSIEIVESTGASLRLTDGMAEAFALTGRLRDEGLTLVHPFDDPVVIAGQGTVGLELAEDAGALTDVLVSVGGGGLIAGVAAALHALRPGIRVWGVETEGAQAMSEALAAGGPVGVEVSSIVTTLSAPTVSQLTYDHVSALVTEVLVVPDAEAVRGSLELAEHAKVWTEPAAGCLLPAARQVLKRVGDGARLGLVVCGGNASVADVLGWVDRFGLR; this is translated from the coding sequence TTGATCGGGATCTCGGACATTCGCGACGCCGGAGAGCGGATCGCCGGACACATCGTGCGGACGCCGACGGTGGAGAGCCCGGGGCTCACCGCGCTGCTCGGGGTACCGGTGACCGCGAAACTGGAACTGCTGCAGCGCACCGGTTCCTTCAAGGCGCGCGGCGCGACGGCGCGGCTGCTGGCCCTCGGCGAGGCCGAGCGGGCGGCGGGGGTGGTGGCCGTCAGCGGCGGCAACCACGGGATCGCGCTCGCGGTCATGGCCGCCGCGCTGGAGGTGAAGGCGACGGTGGTGATGCCGCGCTCGGCGCCCGCGCGGTCCATCGAGATCGTGGAGTCGACGGGGGCGTCGCTGCGGCTGACGGACGGAATGGCCGAAGCCTTCGCGCTCACGGGGCGGCTGCGGGACGAGGGGCTGACCCTGGTGCACCCCTTCGACGATCCGGTGGTGATCGCCGGGCAGGGCACCGTCGGCCTCGAACTCGCCGAGGACGCGGGCGCGTTGACGGACGTTCTGGTGAGCGTCGGGGGCGGCGGGCTGATCGCGGGCGTGGCGGCCGCGCTGCACGCCCTGCGGCCCGGGATCCGTGTCTGGGGCGTGGAGACGGAGGGCGCCCAGGCCATGTCCGAGGCGCTGGCGGCGGGCGGCCCGGTGGGGGTGGAGGTGTCGTCGATCGTGACCACGCTCAGCGCGCCGACCGTCTCGCAGTTGACGTACGACCATGTGTCGGCCCTGGTGACCGAGGTTCTGGTGGTCCCGGACGCGGAGGCGGTCCGCGGCAGCCTCGAACTCGCCGAGCACGCCAAGGTGTGGACCGAGCCCGCCGCGGGCTGTCTGCTGCCCGCGGCCCGGCAGGTACTGAAGCGGGTCGGCGACGGGGCCCGGCTGGGTCTGGTGGTGTGCGGCGGCAACGCGAGCGTGGCCGACGTCCTGGGATGGGTGGACAGGTTCGGGCTGCGGTGA
- a CDS encoding NAD(P)/FAD-dependent oxidoreductase produces MAQAAAAAARTVILTVDDDPGVSRAVARDLRRRYGESYRIVRAESGESALEALRELKLRGELVAVIMADYRMPEMNGIEFLEQALDVYPGARRVLLTAYADTNAAIDAINVIDLDHYLLKPWDPPEEKLYPVLDDLLEAWRTSAYRPVAVTKVVGHRWSARSSEVREFLARNQVPYRWYSVDMPEGQRLLAAAGQDGERLPLVVTPDGTPLVEPEDADLAAHVGLATTPTSDFYDLVVIGGGPAGLGAAVYGASEGLRTLLVERSATGGQAGQSSRIENYLGFPDGVSGGQLTDRARRQAKKFGAEILTAREVSGLEVNGAARVVRFSDGSAIAAHSVILATGVSYRELQAPGLTELTGCGVFYGSALTEAPACAGYDVYIVGGANSAGQAAMYLSRGAKSVTLLVRGESLSASMSHYLIQQLDGAPNISVRTRTVVEAAHGSGHLEKLTLRDVVTGQTELVDAQWLFVFIGAAPLTDWLEGTVLRDEHGFIPTGPDMTSDGQPPPGWELDRPPYHLETNVPGVFVAGDARAESAKRVASAVGEGAMAVMLVHRYLEQS; encoded by the coding sequence ATGGCACAGGCCGCCGCCGCAGCGGCACGGACCGTCATCCTGACCGTGGACGACGATCCCGGAGTATCGCGTGCCGTGGCGCGCGACCTGCGCCGCCGGTACGGCGAGTCGTACCGCATCGTGCGGGCCGAGTCCGGTGAGAGCGCGCTGGAGGCGCTGCGGGAGCTGAAGCTGCGCGGCGAGCTGGTGGCGGTCATCATGGCCGACTACCGGATGCCCGAGATGAACGGCATCGAATTCCTGGAACAGGCCCTGGACGTCTATCCGGGCGCGCGCCGGGTGCTGCTGACCGCCTACGCGGACACCAACGCGGCCATCGACGCGATCAACGTCATCGACCTCGACCACTACCTCCTCAAACCATGGGATCCGCCCGAGGAGAAGCTCTACCCGGTCCTGGACGATCTGCTGGAGGCATGGCGGACCTCCGCCTACCGGCCGGTCGCCGTCACCAAGGTGGTCGGGCACCGCTGGTCGGCGCGGTCGTCGGAGGTACGTGAGTTCCTCGCCCGCAACCAGGTGCCCTACCGCTGGTACTCGGTCGACATGCCGGAGGGTCAGCGGCTGCTGGCGGCGGCCGGGCAGGACGGGGAGCGGCTCCCGCTCGTCGTCACCCCGGACGGTACCCCCCTGGTCGAACCCGAGGATGCGGATCTCGCGGCGCACGTGGGCCTGGCGACGACGCCGACCTCGGACTTCTACGACCTCGTCGTGATCGGCGGCGGGCCCGCCGGGCTCGGGGCGGCCGTGTACGGGGCGTCGGAGGGCCTGCGGACGCTGCTCGTGGAGCGGTCCGCGACCGGCGGGCAGGCCGGGCAGAGTTCCCGGATCGAGAACTACCTCGGCTTCCCGGACGGTGTGTCGGGCGGCCAGCTCACCGACCGGGCGCGCCGGCAGGCGAAGAAGTTCGGCGCCGAGATCCTCACCGCGCGCGAGGTGAGCGGCCTGGAGGTCAACGGGGCCGCGCGCGTCGTGCGGTTCTCGGACGGGTCCGCGATCGCCGCGCACAGCGTGATCCTCGCGACCGGCGTGTCGTACCGGGAGCTCCAGGCCCCGGGGCTCACGGAGTTGACGGGGTGCGGAGTCTTCTACGGTTCGGCACTCACGGAGGCGCCGGCCTGTGCGGGGTACGACGTGTACATCGTCGGCGGCGCCAACTCCGCGGGTCAGGCGGCGATGTACCTGTCCCGGGGCGCCAAGTCGGTCACCCTGCTCGTACGGGGAGAGTCCCTGTCGGCGTCGATGTCGCACTACCTGATCCAGCAGCTTGACGGCGCGCCGAACATCTCCGTGCGCACCCGCACCGTGGTGGAGGCCGCGCACGGCTCCGGCCACCTGGAGAAGCTGACACTGCGGGACGTGGTGACGGGACAGACGGAACTCGTCGACGCGCAGTGGCTGTTCGTGTTCATCGGCGCGGCCCCGCTCACCGACTGGCTGGAGGGGACCGTGCTGCGGGACGAGCACGGGTTCATCCCGACCGGCCCCGACATGACCAGCGACGGACAGCCGCCGCCGGGCTGGGAGCTGGACCGGCCTCCGTACCACCTGGAGACCAATGTCCCCGGCGTGTTCGTGGCGGGCGACGCGCGCGCCGAGTCCGCCAAACGGGTCGCCTCCGCCGTGGGCGAGGGGGCCATGGCCGTGATGCTCGTCCACCGGTATCTGGAGCAGTCATGA
- a CDS encoding 4-hydroxybenzoate 3-monooxygenase has translation MVSPSPASVIPSQQQHVPVVIVGAGPAGLTLANVLRGASVECVVLEAESREFIEQRPRAGFIEEWAVRALERHGLAGRLLERAQTHSACEFRIDGERHRFSYTEVSGHHHFVYPQPLLVTDLVREYADVKGGDIRFGVRDVELHDIDTEKPSVSYTDPDSGRRRRIACDVVAGCDGARGVTRDLLLQERAHVARLDYGVGWLALLAEAPPSSDCVVFGVHPRGFAAHMARSPQVTRYYLQCQPGDDPENWTHERVWSELRARLSVAGAPPLTEGRLIEKRVLDMHNYVVQPMAYGRLFLVGDAAHLVAPIAAKGMNLALYDALLLADALVASYRTGDVSGLHGYSAACLRRVWEYQEFSEWFAELLHGPSSGDPFRAGNATARLRRLFNSPAAAAAFAESYIGSAADGNRR, from the coding sequence ATGGTCTCCCCCTCCCCCGCCTCCGTCATCCCGTCCCAGCAGCAGCACGTCCCCGTCGTCATCGTCGGCGCAGGCCCCGCCGGCCTGACCCTCGCCAACGTCCTGCGGGGCGCCTCCGTCGAGTGCGTCGTCCTGGAGGCCGAGAGCAGGGAGTTCATCGAACAGCGGCCCCGAGCAGGGTTCATCGAGGAATGGGCGGTGCGGGCACTGGAGCGGCACGGGCTCGCCGGGCGGCTGCTCGAGCGGGCCCAGACGCACAGCGCGTGCGAGTTCCGTATCGATGGTGAACGGCACCGGTTCTCGTACACGGAGGTGTCCGGCCACCACCATTTCGTCTATCCGCAGCCGCTGCTCGTCACGGACCTCGTACGGGAATACGCGGACGTCAAGGGCGGCGACATCCGGTTCGGCGTGCGCGACGTGGAGTTGCACGACATCGACACAGAAAAGCCGTCGGTGTCGTACACCGATCCGGACTCGGGTCGGCGCCGGCGGATCGCGTGCGACGTCGTCGCCGGCTGCGACGGCGCCCGCGGCGTGACCCGGGACTTGCTGCTTCAGGAGCGCGCACACGTCGCCCGGCTCGACTACGGGGTGGGCTGGCTGGCACTGCTCGCCGAGGCACCGCCGTCGTCGGACTGCGTCGTATTCGGTGTCCATCCACGCGGTTTCGCCGCGCACATGGCCCGCAGCCCGCAGGTCACCCGCTACTACCTTCAGTGCCAGCCCGGCGACGACCCGGAGAACTGGACGCATGAACGCGTCTGGTCCGAACTGCGCGCACGGCTGTCCGTGGCGGGCGCCCCGCCGCTGACCGAGGGCCGGCTGATCGAGAAGCGCGTGCTGGACATGCACAACTACGTGGTGCAGCCGATGGCGTACGGGAGGCTGTTCCTGGTGGGCGACGCGGCGCATCTCGTGGCGCCGATCGCCGCGAAGGGAATGAATCTCGCCCTGTACGACGCGCTGCTGCTCGCGGACGCGCTCGTGGCGTCCTACCGTACGGGCGATGTCAGCGGCCTGCACGGCTACTCGGCTGCCTGCCTGCGACGCGTGTGGGAGTACCAGGAGTTCTCGGAGTGGTTCGCCGAGCTGCTGCACGGGCCGTCGTCGGGCGATCCGTTCCGTGCGGGCAACGCCACCGCCCGGCTGCGGCGGCTCTTCAACTCCCCCGCAGCGGCTGCCGCGTTCGCGGAGTCATACATCGGCTCGGCCGCGGATGGTAACCGACGGTAA
- a CDS encoding Rv1733c family protein, whose amino-acid sequence MTTARRGRPGAPAVRWWRWRRSPLRRRSDVVEAWIVLAAWLFALVAGVCAGLATADAVDQRFVRQRAERRAVRAVLVRDAPEHTDAREVGGRRVLADVRWTAADGSLRQTRTRVTPGTAAGTRITLWTDRQGVLRGRPVAPAEAAVTAVTFGALAAGAAGGGVGWAGTRAVRLCVDRRRMEQWAKEWARLDSRADPGAG is encoded by the coding sequence GTGACGACGGCACGGCGCGGGAGGCCCGGTGCCCCGGCGGTGCGCTGGTGGCGGTGGCGGCGCAGTCCGCTGCGCAGGCGCAGTGATGTCGTCGAGGCCTGGATCGTGCTCGCGGCCTGGCTCTTCGCCCTCGTCGCGGGCGTGTGCGCGGGACTGGCCACGGCCGACGCCGTGGACCAGCGGTTCGTCCGGCAGCGGGCGGAACGCCGGGCCGTCCGGGCCGTTCTCGTGCGGGACGCCCCCGAGCACACGGACGCGCGCGAGGTGGGCGGCCGCCGGGTGCTCGCCGACGTGCGGTGGACCGCGGCCGACGGCTCCCTGCGGCAGACCCGGACCCGGGTGACACCGGGCACCGCGGCGGGCACCCGGATCACCCTGTGGACGGACCGGCAGGGTGTGCTGCGGGGGAGGCCCGTAGCCCCGGCGGAGGCGGCGGTGACCGCGGTGACCTTCGGCGCGCTGGCCGCGGGGGCGGCCGGCGGTGGTGTGGGATGGGCGGGTACCCGGGCCGTCCGTCTCTGCGTCGACCGGCGCCGCATGGAGCAGTGGGCGAAGGAGTGGGCCCGCCTCGACAGCCGTGCGGACCCGGGCGCCGGCTGA
- a CDS encoding universal stress protein, with amino-acid sequence MTRPITVGVDGSPESVAAAAWAGREAVRRGLPLRVVHAWEWQSYDIAPAVDRDAQAGWVREAVREVERTLLDRHPGLTVTAEAPQGAPVETLVAEAAEAELLVLGSRGHGAVVGFLLGSVGRRVIAESTRPVVLVRSDDKATAEVAGREIVVGQHGEPEDSAAALGFAFATAAARQAAVRVVRAWNLPPVFAFSPGSLKLLDEAGGLEPYERKALDEALRPWRERFPEVPVTEHVEMGSASQVLLSVAGRAQLVVVGRHAAHAVGPRIGSVAHALLHHAPCPVAVVPPA; translated from the coding sequence ATGACCCGCCCGATCACCGTGGGAGTGGACGGATCACCGGAGAGCGTCGCCGCGGCGGCCTGGGCGGGCCGGGAGGCGGTGCGCCGGGGTCTGCCGCTGAGGGTCGTGCACGCCTGGGAGTGGCAGTCCTACGACATCGCCCCGGCCGTCGACCGGGATGCCCAGGCCGGTTGGGTGCGGGAGGCCGTGCGCGAGGTCGAACGGACCCTCCTCGACCGCCACCCGGGGCTGACCGTGACCGCAGAGGCCCCGCAGGGCGCGCCCGTCGAGACGCTGGTCGCCGAGGCGGCCGAAGCGGAGCTGCTGGTGCTGGGCTCGCGCGGGCACGGCGCGGTCGTCGGCTTCCTGCTCGGCTCGGTGGGCCGGAGGGTGATCGCCGAGTCCACCCGGCCCGTGGTGCTGGTCCGCTCCGACGACAAGGCCACGGCCGAGGTGGCGGGCCGCGAGATCGTCGTCGGCCAGCACGGCGAGCCGGAGGACAGTGCGGCCGCGCTCGGGTTCGCGTTCGCGACGGCGGCGGCCCGGCAGGCGGCCGTGCGCGTCGTACGAGCCTGGAACCTGCCGCCCGTGTTCGCCTTCAGCCCGGGCTCGTTGAAGCTGCTCGACGAGGCCGGTGGCCTGGAGCCGTACGAGAGGAAGGCGCTCGACGAGGCACTGCGGCCCTGGCGGGAACGCTTTCCCGAGGTGCCGGTGACCGAGCACGTGGAGATGGGCAGCGCGAGCCAGGTACTGCTGTCCGTCGCGGGCCGGGCCCAGCTCGTGGTGGTGGGACGACACGCCGCCCACGCCGTGGGGCCGCGGATCGGCTCGGTGGCGCACGCGCTGCTGCACCACGCGCCGTGCCCGGTGGCGGTCGTACCGCCCGCCTGA
- a CDS encoding serine/threonine-protein kinase, producing MDHGQVSTQQLIAGRYRTFEAVHREEGRTVWTGEDLEFGRPVSLTESRLAPLQPEVTPRRTVARIVRDSEAMELLCPGRVAGVLDVIDDNGVLWVVTERIEGTSLGEILDRGPLDYVRSARIGLGILDVLEAAHRRGVTHGDLSPGQVFVQEGGRVVLTGFGLIGASVTQRVTAPSYASPEQARGSSAGPAADQWALGALLYAMVEGRPPIRDRGPAEATLRAVDRLPLRPPTNAGPLNPAITGLLRRDALERVPESAVRASLARILSEAPEGPTQETLMPRFRGAWLAAHRAGRAWGRPAVRRSVLVGAGLVVAASSVAVLVAAGHPDGSGTSMAGSEPSRTGAPSSSAAPSGDSIDDRTPSPETSETGGTSGTSGIGGAGGTGGTSGTSAAATPSSSASSSAPRLPAFTFRRYVAPEGFSIDLPTGWKPLHTEKAAEDTYRVTLGTSGDPRTLTVTYSARLGPDPVAVWRALEPSLKSTYTGYARVGTIRAVTYQGHKGADMVWLSTVDGVRVRTFGRGVLTGGHRGFSLRWTTPAAEADSTANRQALDVFLRTFRPTAD from the coding sequence ATGGACCACGGGCAGGTCTCCACACAGCAGTTGATCGCCGGACGGTACAGAACGTTCGAGGCCGTCCACCGGGAGGAGGGGCGGACCGTCTGGACAGGCGAGGACTTGGAGTTCGGACGGCCCGTCTCGCTCACCGAGTCGCGGCTCGCACCGCTGCAGCCGGAGGTCACCCCGCGCCGCACGGTCGCCCGGATCGTGCGCGACTCGGAGGCCATGGAGCTGCTGTGCCCCGGCAGGGTCGCCGGCGTCCTCGACGTGATCGACGACAACGGTGTCCTGTGGGTCGTGACCGAGCGGATCGAAGGCACATCCCTGGGGGAGATCCTGGACCGCGGCCCCCTCGACTACGTGCGCTCGGCCCGGATCGGCCTGGGCATCCTGGACGTGCTGGAGGCAGCCCACCGCCGAGGCGTGACGCACGGGGACCTGAGCCCCGGTCAGGTCTTCGTGCAGGAGGGCGGCAGGGTCGTACTGACCGGTTTCGGGCTGATCGGCGCGTCCGTCACCCAGCGGGTCACCGCACCGTCGTACGCCTCCCCCGAACAGGCCCGCGGTTCCAGCGCGGGTCCGGCGGCCGACCAGTGGGCCCTGGGGGCACTGCTGTACGCGATGGTGGAGGGCCGTCCGCCGATCCGGGACCGAGGCCCGGCCGAGGCGACGCTGCGCGCGGTGGACCGGCTGCCGCTGCGCCCCCCGACGAACGCCGGCCCGCTCAACCCCGCCATCACCGGACTGCTGCGCCGGGACGCCCTGGAACGGGTGCCGGAGTCCGCCGTGCGCGCCTCCCTGGCCCGCATTCTGAGTGAGGCCCCCGAGGGACCCACGCAGGAGACGCTGATGCCGCGTTTCCGGGGCGCCTGGCTGGCCGCCCACCGGGCGGGGCGGGCGTGGGGCAGACCGGCCGTGCGCCGATCGGTGCTGGTGGGCGCGGGGCTCGTGGTAGCGGCCTCGTCGGTCGCCGTCCTCGTCGCGGCGGGCCACCCGGACGGCAGCGGCACCTCCATGGCCGGCAGCGAACCGTCCCGCACCGGCGCGCCCTCCAGTTCGGCCGCTCCGTCCGGCGACAGCATCGACGACAGAACGCCTTCTCCCGAGACGAGCGAGACCGGCGGAACAAGCGGGACCAGCGGGATCGGCGGGGCTGGTGGGACCGGCGGAACCAGTGGCACGAGTGCGGCGGCGACTCCCTCCTCGTCCGCATCGTCGAGCGCCCCCCGGCTTCCGGCCTTCACCTTCCGCCGCTACGTCGCGCCTGAGGGCTTCTCCATCGACCTGCCGACGGGATGGAAGCCCCTTCACACCGAGAAGGCAGCCGAAGACACCTACCGGGTGACCCTCGGTACGAGCGGGGATCCGCGCACCTTGACGGTCACCTACAGCGCGCGCCTCGGTCCGGACCCGGTCGCGGTCTGGCGGGCGCTGGAACCGTCCCTGAAGAGCACGTACACCGGCTACGCACGGGTGGGCACCATCCGCGCCGTGACCTACCAGGGCCACAAGGGCGCCGACATGGTGTGGCTGTCCACGGTGGACGGCGTCCGGGTACGCACCTTCGGCCGCGGCGTCCTGACCGGCGGCCACCGCGGCTTCTCCCTGCGCTGGACGACACCCGCCGCCGAGGCGGAC
- a CDS encoding PP2C family protein-serine/threonine phosphatase, translated as MIKNAENMECVRCGGTVAPDGVCWHCGAVQPDFRAHVEITAGDDAAGISDRGRRREVNADALALATSGGWTIGVVCDGVSMSPRPERAARVAAEAGAAVLVARLPEGALPEVALHEAAVRAGRAVSALAASKDAAPACTFVAGVAGPEGVWSAWVGDSRAYWLPDEGPGMALTEDDTGDHDALTAWLGADAGPVTARVRGYRPLVPGRLLLCTDGLWRHLPDAARLRDVLGSRRPDARADARTLVGHALDAGGQDNVTAAVIRVVPSPPSR; from the coding sequence ATGATCAAGAATGCCGAGAACATGGAATGCGTCCGGTGCGGTGGGACCGTGGCGCCCGACGGCGTCTGCTGGCACTGCGGTGCGGTGCAGCCGGACTTCCGGGCGCATGTGGAGATCACAGCGGGCGATGACGCCGCCGGGATAAGTGACCGGGGCCGTCGACGCGAGGTCAACGCCGACGCCCTGGCGCTCGCCACCAGCGGTGGGTGGACGATCGGAGTCGTCTGTGACGGGGTGTCCATGTCGCCGCGGCCGGAGCGGGCGGCACGCGTCGCGGCCGAGGCAGGAGCGGCGGTCCTGGTCGCACGGTTGCCGGAGGGGGCCCTGCCGGAGGTGGCGCTCCACGAGGCCGCCGTGCGCGCGGGCCGGGCGGTAAGCGCTCTGGCCGCGTCGAAGGACGCCGCGCCCGCCTGCACGTTCGTCGCCGGTGTCGCCGGGCCGGAGGGGGTCTGGAGTGCCTGGGTCGGTGACAGCCGGGCCTACTGGCTGCCCGACGAGGGGCCGGGCATGGCACTGACCGAGGACGACACCGGTGACCACGACGCCCTCACCGCATGGCTGGGCGCCGACGCCGGGCCGGTGACCGCGCGCGTCCGCGGCTATCGGCCCCTGGTACCCGGCCGTCTGCTGTTGTGCACGGACGGCCTGTGGCGCCATCTGCCGGACGCCGCTCGGCTGAGGGACGTACTCGGCAGCCGCCGCCCGGATGCGCGGGCCGACGCGCGCACGCTGGTCGGCCACGCCCTGGACGCGGGCGGGCAGGACAACGTCACCGCCGCTGTCATCCGCGTGGTGCCGAGCCCTCCCAGCAGGTGA
- a CDS encoding ATP-binding protein: MSGRPMVCDQAELRTLFLFEKLDDEQLARLCREGRVELFEPGPVYTEGEPATCFFVLLNGTVVLSRRVGSDDVEINRTSQRGVYAGAFQAYLGDRARAATYNGSMRVTEPSRFFILPSDTFAAVMRDWFPMAVHLLEGLFFGTKNTQQVINQRERLLALGSLSAGLTHELNNPAAAAVSATSALRERVAGMRHKLGVIAAGRYEPQTLLTLVDIQERTAEQVAKATPLSPLEASDREDALGDWLDDHGIQGGWQLAPTFVQAGLDTDWLDQVAAAVDEETLEGAIRWLNYTVETELLMNEIEDSTTRVSTLVNAARQYSQLDRAPYQVVDVHELLDSTLLMLSGKMGKRITVVKEYDRTLPNIPAYPGELNQVWTNLIDNAVSAMNDGGGDGTLTVRTALDRDQLLVEFRDTGPGVPADIRSRIFDPFFTTKPVGQGTGLGLDISWRIVVNKHHGSLDVHSVPGDTRFRVRLPLTAAESDVIEPGSDQQPVSETPAEAS; this comes from the coding sequence GTGAGCGGCCGGCCCATGGTGTGCGACCAGGCGGAGCTGAGGACGCTCTTCCTGTTCGAGAAGCTGGACGACGAACAGCTGGCGCGGCTGTGCCGGGAAGGGCGGGTGGAACTGTTCGAACCCGGCCCGGTGTACACCGAGGGCGAGCCGGCCACCTGTTTCTTCGTTCTCCTGAACGGCACGGTGGTGCTGTCGCGCCGGGTCGGCTCCGACGACGTGGAGATCAACCGGACGTCGCAGCGCGGCGTGTACGCGGGTGCCTTCCAGGCATATCTCGGCGACCGGGCGCGGGCGGCGACGTACAACGGGTCGATGCGGGTCACCGAACCCTCGCGGTTCTTCATCCTGCCCTCCGACACCTTCGCCGCGGTCATGCGGGACTGGTTCCCGATGGCGGTGCATCTGCTGGAGGGGCTGTTCTTCGGCACCAAGAACACGCAGCAGGTCATCAACCAGCGGGAGCGGCTGCTGGCGCTCGGCTCCCTGTCCGCGGGCCTGACCCATGAGCTCAACAACCCGGCCGCCGCGGCCGTGAGCGCCACCTCGGCACTGCGCGAGCGCGTGGCCGGGATGCGGCACAAGCTGGGGGTCATCGCCGCCGGACGGTACGAGCCGCAGACGCTGCTGACGCTCGTCGACATTCAGGAGCGGACCGCGGAACAGGTCGCCAAGGCGACGCCGCTCAGCCCCCTGGAGGCGTCCGACCGTGAGGACGCGCTCGGCGACTGGCTCGACGACCACGGTATCCAGGGCGGCTGGCAGCTCGCGCCGACCTTCGTGCAGGCCGGACTCGACACCGACTGGCTGGACCAGGTGGCGGCGGCCGTCGACGAGGAGACCCTCGAAGGCGCGATCCGCTGGCTCAACTACACGGTCGAGACCGAACTGCTCATGAACGAGATCGAGGACTCCACGACCCGGGTCTCCACGCTCGTCAACGCGGCCAGGCAGTACTCCCAGCTCGACCGGGCGCCCTACCAGGTCGTCGACGTCCACGAACTCCTCGACAGCACCCTGCTGATGCTCTCCGGGAAGATGGGAAAGCGGATCACCGTCGTCAAGGAGTACGACCGGACGCTGCCGAACATTCCCGCCTACCCGGGCGAGCTGAACCAGGTGTGGACGAACCTCATCGACAACGCGGTCTCGGCCATGAACGACGGGGGCGGGGACGGCACGTTGACCGTGCGGACCGCCCTCGACCGCGACCAGCTGCTCGTCGAGTTCCGCGACACGGGCCCGGGCGTGCCGGCGGACATCCGCAGCCGTATCTTCGACCCGTTCTTCACCACCAAGCCGGTCGGCCAGGGCACCGGGCTCGGCCTGGACATCTCCTGGCGCATCGTCGTCAACAAGCACCACGGCAGCCTGGATGTCCACTCGGTGCCGGGCGACACGCGGTTCCGGGTACGGTTGCCGCTGACCGCCGCGGAGTCCGACGTCATCGAGCCGGGTTCCGACCAACAGCCGGTTTCCGAGACCCCAGCGGAGGCGTCATGA